A genomic region of Zea mays cultivar B73 chromosome 6, Zm-B73-REFERENCE-NAM-5.0, whole genome shotgun sequence contains the following coding sequences:
- the LOC109940293 gene encoding uncharacterized protein yields MAGQLRSQGASVPERALSLTLWNPVLLQRRISELEMINLDMTRRYSDLEEKYSQGQMDLARRYSDPEEKYSQGQRDLARVSASLNDANTLNSSLSAQLDSEKVEKRVLATSRDNLDKLYRDASNSLTILERSHRFTMEDLDNHRYKLQESLDEMIRLRQLISSKDSVIKDLRGSKRSVIQELEAARLAVKAAEDTSATLKAQRDKAMDKAIRAGQILMRRPGVVVPDDIIADINAAPDSSSRPSSSVAPEKNIAK; encoded by the exons ATGGCTGGTCAGCTGAGATCGCAAGGTGCCTCTGTCCCGGAAAGAGCTCTATCTCTAACACTGTGGAATCCAGTGCTACTTCAGCGGCGAATATCTGAGTTGGAAATGATAAATCTTG ATATGACCCggcggtactctgatcttgaggagaaatattctcaaggtcagatggATTTAGCTCGGCGGTACTCTGACCCCGAGGAGAAGTACTCCCAAGGTCAGAGGGACttggctcgggtttctgcttctctgaatgatgccaacactttgaattcctctctcagtgctcagcttgattctgaaaaggta GAAAAACGTGTCCTTGCAacttctcgtgacaaccttgacaagTTGTACCGCGACGCCAGTAAttctttgactatcttggagaggagccatcgtttcACCATGGAGGACTTAGATAATCACCGTTACAAGCTACAAGAGTCCCTGGATGAAATGATTCGTCTTAGGCAATTGATCTCGAGCAAAGattctgtcatcaaggatctACGCGGTTCCAAAAGATCAGTCATCCAAGAGTTAGAAGCTGCTCGACTTGCTGTCAAAGCTGCTGAAGACACGTCTGCCACTTTGAAGGcccagcgcgacaaggctatggacaaagccattcgcgcggggcaaattttgatgagaagacccggtgtagttgttcctgatgacataaTCGCCGACatcaacgctgctcctgattcttcAAGCcgtccttcttcgtcggttgctcctgagaaaaacattgcCAAGTAG